A region of Fibrobacter succinogenes subsp. succinogenes S85 DNA encodes the following proteins:
- a CDS encoding GGDEF domain-containing protein — MNDIIQAVNICIDLFSLSILFLILVLLWVGHWRNDRLQYNFTGMIIAYHGVIITYAIIHFCDGELSAPAYTVVDLVSFVSSALCIYYFSQYVFAFLENRKCELRKITRYTIYALCVLDFLLNVGVDISTGDITRDWTSNETIVSWLATGVWGILMTGIIIYYRKQFGLRTFIFFIIYFILPFIAGSAAPFVEGIRVDIVSVVFVIVCLFVGVQVSENTSHKMFEKLSFNDAMTGLFNRNYLVMHPDDVKRKLPCSYVMFDLNHLKEINDNYGHSKGDEYIRNFAEILKKILPENAEAIRTGGDEFLVIIPKFNRAKCEAFLSRFIEESKQTQVQGITESAAYGFAVRTTGLQSEEEVIAAADRQMYLQKKASREER, encoded by the coding sequence ATGAACGATATTATCCAGGCGGTAAACATCTGTATCGACTTGTTCAGCCTTTCCATATTGTTCCTCATTTTGGTTCTCCTTTGGGTCGGGCATTGGCGTAACGACAGGCTTCAGTACAACTTTACAGGCATGATAATCGCCTACCACGGCGTGATTATCACGTACGCCATCATCCACTTTTGCGATGGCGAACTTTCGGCCCCTGCTTACACAGTTGTCGACTTGGTCAGCTTTGTTTCGAGCGCCCTATGCATCTACTACTTTTCGCAGTACGTATTTGCATTCCTCGAAAACAGGAAATGCGAACTACGTAAAATCACGCGCTATACCATTTATGCGCTTTGCGTCCTCGACTTTTTGCTGAACGTCGGCGTAGACATCTCTACAGGCGACATTACCCGCGACTGGACTTCAAACGAGACAATCGTTTCTTGGCTTGCCACAGGCGTTTGGGGCATTCTCATGACGGGAATCATCATTTATTACCGCAAGCAGTTTGGACTACGGACTTTTATCTTCTTTATCATCTACTTTATTCTGCCCTTTATTGCAGGCTCGGCAGCTCCGTTTGTCGAAGGAATCCGCGTGGATATCGTCAGCGTGGTCTTCGTAATTGTCTGCCTTTTTGTCGGTGTTCAGGTCAGCGAAAACACATCGCATAAAATGTTCGAAAAGCTGAGTTTCAACGACGCCATGACGGGACTTTTCAACAGAAACTACCTTGTGATGCACCCCGACGATGTGAAGCGCAAGCTCCCATGCAGTTACGTGATGTTTGACCTAAACCACCTCAAGGAAATTAACGACAACTACGGACACAGCAAGGGTGATGAATACATACGAAACTTTGCCGAGATTCTAAAGAAGATTCTCCCTGAAAACGCCGAAGCCATCCGCACCGGAGGAGATGAATTTTTGGTGATTATTCCCAAATTCAACCGCGCAAAATGTGAAGCGTTTTTAAGCCGTTTCATTGAGGAATCCAAACAAACTCAAGTTCAGGGAATTACGGAAAGCGCCGCCTACGGCTTTGCGGTCCGCACGACAGGCTTGCAATCCGAAGAAGAGGTCATCGCAGCCGCCGACAGGCAGATGTACCTGCAAAAGAAGGCGTCACGGGAAGAAAGATAG
- a CDS encoding site-specific integrase has product MRFLDCALDYLKKDADELAPLTVRTYYWNLKKIALFEPGLECECVTSETVRNYKRYLETLHNKEATVVKALSVFRIFCNKMKADGVIHGDPFENVKVGRAYSRRGFLTLRELKHLYLSYMESHVALTRAEDDVMRVFLFSCFTGLRYGDLRTLDASEIFDWKIRKQMHKTGEAVYIPIPVQARLLLPNPLTSGRVFHVVDNSTFNRTLRKAAKKLGHYKHVHCHLARHTFATTCITIGIPLPATSKLLGHRNLDTTLIYAKYVDTFLDKEMKKFDRLR; this is encoded by the coding sequence ATGCGTTTTTTGGACTGTGCGCTTGACTATTTAAAGAAAGATGCTGATGAACTCGCACCTTTGACGGTACGCACGTATTACTGGAATTTGAAGAAAATTGCGCTTTTTGAGCCGGGGCTCGAATGCGAATGTGTGACTTCCGAGACGGTGCGGAATTACAAACGATATTTGGAAACGCTGCATAATAAAGAAGCGACCGTGGTCAAGGCGCTTTCGGTGTTCCGCATTTTTTGCAACAAGATGAAGGCGGACGGAGTGATTCATGGCGACCCATTTGAAAATGTGAAGGTGGGGCGTGCCTATTCGCGTCGTGGATTTTTGACGTTGCGTGAGCTGAAACATCTTTATTTGAGTTACATGGAGTCGCATGTCGCTTTGACGCGGGCAGAAGATGACGTGATGCGCGTGTTCCTGTTCAGCTGTTTTACGGGGCTCCGTTACGGGGACTTGCGTACGCTTGATGCCTCGGAAATTTTCGACTGGAAAATCCGTAAGCAAATGCATAAGACGGGCGAGGCGGTGTACATCCCGATTCCTGTGCAGGCGCGGCTGTTGCTCCCGAACCCGCTAACGTCTGGGCGTGTGTTCCATGTGGTGGACAATTCGACATTCAATCGCACGCTCCGCAAGGCCGCTAAAAAGCTAGGGCATTACAAGCATGTCCATTGCCACTTGGCACGGCATACATTTGCAACAACGTGCATTACGATTGGAATCCCGTTACCTGCAACGAGCAAACTTCTCGGCCACCGCAACTTGGACACAACGCTTATTTACGCCAAGTACGTTGATACGTTTTTGGACAAAGAAATGAAAAAGTTTGACCGACTGAGGTAG
- a CDS encoding B12-binding domain-containing radical SAM protein, whose protein sequence is MFLSYAAGVCEADGNEIQLIDSPAMELDLPQTLEGIKKFGPELVICSTSTPSILNDLKVVHAIKQEMPNVKVAIMGTHATAEPLESMEMEPSLDYVVIGEADYTCRNLVRALRGDGAPVGQFAGLAYRTAEGKVDFQPEGPKIENLNEIPWVSKVYRKHLYSCYKKYFYGANLNPLIVILSGRGCPNHCSYCVIPQTLNGHKFRRRDPKDVVDELQYIKENFEDLGEVFFEDDTFTASHEHVRQICNLILERGLKITWSCNARADVPLDLLKLMKKAGGREMCVGFESASPEVLEKIHKGVKNTDKAIEFTKNARKAGLLVHGCFMVGNPGDTPETLRMTLDYAKKLNPNTAQFYPIMAYPGTEAYKEALASGALKSKDYSQWLDKDGFHRTTIQRGELTSQALVDFCDKARREFYLRPSYIIRQGIMAIKNPRERYRVLRGFGTLVKHLFRKHGELAPVARQAPTIKE, encoded by the coding sequence ATGTTTTTGAGCTATGCTGCCGGCGTTTGCGAAGCCGACGGTAACGAAATCCAGCTGATTGACAGCCCCGCTATGGAACTTGACCTCCCGCAGACGCTCGAAGGCATCAAGAAGTTCGGCCCGGAACTCGTTATTTGCAGCACTAGCACCCCGAGTATTTTGAATGACCTCAAGGTTGTCCACGCCATCAAGCAGGAAATGCCGAACGTGAAGGTGGCCATCATGGGTACGCACGCGACCGCAGAGCCGCTCGAATCCATGGAAATGGAACCGTCTTTGGACTACGTGGTGATTGGCGAAGCCGACTACACCTGTAGGAACCTCGTGCGCGCACTGCGTGGCGATGGCGCTCCTGTCGGTCAGTTCGCAGGTCTTGCTTACCGCACCGCCGAAGGTAAGGTGGACTTCCAGCCCGAAGGCCCGAAGATTGAAAATCTGAACGAAATCCCGTGGGTTTCCAAAGTCTACCGCAAGCACCTTTACAGCTGCTACAAGAAGTATTTCTACGGTGCAAACCTGAACCCGCTCATCGTGATTTTGTCTGGCCGCGGTTGCCCGAACCACTGCAGCTACTGCGTGATTCCGCAGACACTTAACGGTCACAAGTTCCGCCGCCGCGATCCGAAGGACGTTGTCGACGAACTCCAGTACATCAAGGAAAACTTCGAAGATTTAGGCGAAGTGTTCTTTGAAGACGATACGTTTACGGCAAGCCACGAACACGTGCGCCAGATATGCAACTTGATTCTTGAACGTGGTCTCAAGATTACGTGGAGCTGCAACGCCCGCGCCGATGTGCCGCTCGATTTGCTCAAGCTCATGAAGAAGGCCGGTGGCCGCGAAATGTGCGTGGGCTTCGAAAGCGCCTCCCCCGAGGTTCTCGAAAAGATCCACAAGGGCGTGAAGAACACCGATAAGGCTATTGAATTTACGAAGAATGCCCGCAAGGCAGGACTCCTCGTTCACGGTTGCTTCATGGTCGGTAACCCGGGCGACACGCCGGAAACGCTCCGCATGACGCTCGACTACGCCAAGAAGCTGAACCCGAATACAGCCCAGTTCTACCCCATCATGGCATACCCTGGCACCGAAGCTTACAAGGAAGCTCTCGCCAGTGGCGCTTTGAAGTCGAAGGATTACAGCCAGTGGCTCGATAAGGATGGATTCCATCGCACCACGATCCAGCGTGGCGAACTCACGAGCCAGGCTCTCGTGGACTTCTGCGACAAGGCCCGCCGTGAATTCTACTTGCGTCCGAGCTACATCATTCGTCAGGGCATCATGGCCATCAAGAACCCGCGTGAACGTTACCGCGTTCTCCGTGGATTTGGCACGCTCGTGAAGCACCTGTTTAGGAAGCATGGTGAACTCGCCCCGGTCGCAAGACAGGCTCCGACGATTAAAGAGTAG
- a CDS encoding toxin-antitoxin system YwqK family antitoxin, whose amino-acid sequence MLHYNAMEKRFFTIFAAFVMFGTAITASAAPKSAAMALDTVRTTYDDGRVSRIYTVQKGTDVREGVALSFHPNGKLAVEAPYRNGKLDGVLRSYDENGKLRESAGYLDGEEEGLSIVYFENGKKKSRETYRRGVLNGVSETWDEKGKLRRQIPYVNGQIHGVVKFYDEMGNIQEDVRFERGLRHGKFHRYTFGKVTLEAEFQNNRCVKNCNF is encoded by the coding sequence ATGCTACATTATAATGCGATGGAAAAGCGTTTTTTTACAATTTTTGCGGCTTTCGTGATGTTTGGCACGGCAATCACGGCCTCTGCGGCGCCTAAGTCCGCGGCTATGGCTTTGGATACTGTTCGCACGACGTATGATGATGGCCGAGTCTCCCGAATTTACACGGTCCAAAAGGGAACTGACGTGCGTGAGGGGGTGGCGCTTTCGTTCCATCCGAACGGAAAATTGGCGGTAGAAGCTCCGTATCGGAATGGCAAGTTAGATGGTGTTTTGCGTTCGTACGACGAAAATGGAAAGTTGCGTGAAAGCGCAGGTTACCTAGATGGCGAAGAAGAAGGCCTTAGCATAGTCTATTTCGAAAATGGCAAAAAGAAAAGCCGCGAAACGTATCGTCGCGGTGTTTTAAATGGCGTTTCTGAAACCTGGGATGAAAAGGGAAAGCTCCGTCGCCAGATTCCGTATGTCAATGGCCAAATTCATGGAGTCGTAAAGTTCTACGATGAAATGGGCAATATCCAGGAAGATGTTCGTTTTGAGCGGGGGCTTCGTCATGGAAAGTTCCACCGCTACACCTTTGGCAAGGTTACTCTAGAAGCGGAATTCCAGAATAACCGCTGCGTCAAGAATTGCAATTTCTAG
- a CDS encoding DedA family protein, which translates to MKKSILKTTIALALLFTAFTFAADTLSVDAGAVATTAADTAKSTGIYNQIIDWYNENLNYGTITLLMAIESSFIPFPSELVVPPAAYKALQPGSGLNIALIVLFATLGALIGAYINYYLAKILGRPIIYKFADSRLGHFLLLDVEKVEKAENYFREHGAISTFVGRLITVIRQLISIPAGLAKMKLAPFTLYTFLGAAIWNCVLALLGYFAHGQKDIIEKYNSELAIALLGFGVLFIGYMVWNAMKPKKKQ; encoded by the coding sequence ATGAAAAAATCTATCCTTAAAACAACTATTGCTTTAGCCCTCCTCTTTACCGCATTTACCTTTGCTGCCGATACGCTTTCTGTAGACGCAGGCGCTGTTGCAACAACCGCCGCCGATACCGCAAAATCAACAGGGATTTATAACCAGATTATCGATTGGTACAATGAAAACTTGAACTACGGAACCATCACACTTTTGATGGCCATTGAAAGCTCATTCATTCCGTTCCCGTCTGAACTTGTCGTGCCGCCCGCCGCTTACAAGGCTTTGCAACCGGGTTCCGGCCTCAACATCGCACTCATCGTCTTGTTCGCGACATTAGGCGCACTCATCGGCGCTTACATCAACTACTATCTAGCAAAGATTCTCGGTCGCCCGATTATCTATAAGTTCGCCGATAGCCGTCTCGGACACTTCTTGCTGCTTGACGTTGAAAAGGTTGAAAAGGCAGAAAACTATTTCCGTGAACACGGAGCCATCTCGACATTCGTCGGCCGCCTCATCACAGTGATCCGCCAGCTGATTTCTATCCCGGCAGGCCTTGCCAAGATGAAGCTTGCACCGTTCACGCTTTACACGTTCCTCGGCGCCGCCATCTGGAACTGCGTCCTTGCACTGCTCGGCTATTTTGCCCATGGCCAGAAGGACATCATCGAGAAGTACAACTCCGAACTCGCCATCGCATTGCTTGGCTTCGGCGTGCTCTTCATCGGTTACATGGTCTGGAACGCCATGAAGCCGAAGAAAAAGCAATAG
- the xseB gene encoding exodeoxyribonuclease VII small subunit has translation MTRLEEILSKIDNSEMEIDELAVEVQEATQLLRKCRQILIATEKNVQDALAELDG, from the coding sequence ATGACGCGTTTGGAAGAAATTCTCTCGAAAATCGACAATTCCGAGATGGAAATTGATGAACTTGCTGTTGAGGTTCAAGAGGCTACGCAGCTTTTGCGCAAATGCCGCCAGATTTTGATTGCGACTGAAAAGAACGTCCAGGACGCCCTTGCTGAATTGGATGGTTGA
- a CDS encoding ABC transporter ATP-binding protein has protein sequence MNTENFDKAVPAIEVNGLTVKFPIRGGVFSKVKDYFTAVDNVSFTLPQGKILSIVGESGCGKSTLVKSLVGLVPVSSGKVNLFGLPVNGGKAGTGKDVVRVSDLVQMIFQDPFSSLNPRQTVTEILTAPVIARGVPYDEACARAVELLKRVSLPAGAMDKFPHEFSGGQRQRLCIARSLMVRPKVLLCDEVTSALDVSVQAQILHLLDDLRNELGLSILFISHDMQVVHALSDEVLVMYFGHAVEHGPADVVLTNPQNDYTKKLLASVPTIRRE, from the coding sequence ATGAATACCGAAAATTTTGATAAAGCGGTGCCTGCCATCGAGGTAAACGGGCTTACGGTTAAGTTCCCGATTCGCGGTGGAGTTTTTAGCAAGGTCAAGGATTATTTTACCGCTGTAGATAATGTCTCGTTCACGCTTCCGCAAGGTAAGATTCTTTCGATTGTGGGGGAGTCGGGCTGCGGAAAGTCAACTCTCGTGAAGTCTTTAGTTGGGCTTGTGCCGGTTTCTAGCGGTAAAGTTAATTTGTTTGGACTGCCGGTGAATGGCGGCAAGGCCGGAACCGGGAAAGATGTTGTGCGCGTCTCGGACTTGGTGCAGATGATTTTCCAGGATCCGTTCAGTAGCTTGAACCCGCGCCAGACGGTGACAGAAATCTTGACAGCGCCTGTGATTGCCCGCGGCGTTCCGTATGATGAGGCTTGCGCCCGTGCGGTAGAGCTTTTGAAACGTGTTTCGCTCCCGGCTGGGGCGATGGACAAGTTCCCGCATGAATTTTCGGGCGGTCAGCGCCAGCGCTTGTGCATTGCGCGCAGCTTGATGGTGCGTCCGAAGGTGTTACTCTGTGATGAAGTGACGAGTGCTTTGGACGTGTCCGTGCAGGCGCAGATTTTGCATCTGCTCGACGATTTGCGTAATGAACTCGGGCTCAGCATCCTCTTTATCAGCCACGATATGCAGGTGGTCCATGCTTTGAGCGACGAAGTCCTGGTCATGTACTTTGGGCATGCCGTAGAGCATGGCCCTGCCGATGTTGTCCTCACGAATCCGCAAAACGACTACACGAAAAAATTGCTTGCAAGCGTCCCGACTATTAGACGGGAATAA
- a CDS encoding ABC-type transport auxiliary lipoprotein family protein, whose protein sequence is MFKANRLLAVAALLSVFTLTGCLGGSTEPSRYYTVSAESISVAGATSDARIHVKKFTIDPAYQRTNIVYRESPYDFMFYDLDLWATRPEQMLTQVAGEYLIKSNMFKSVDLKPMGKPDFELLGNVDAIEEIDEGSSQEAHLAVQLTFRKVGEDAPLWEKRYDERQSMSKRDAHSAAEALSKLYAKYMQDALENIARVK, encoded by the coding sequence ATGTTTAAAGCAAATCGTTTGTTGGCAGTCGCCGCACTCCTTTCTGTTTTCACGCTCACGGGTTGCCTCGGCGGTTCGACCGAACCTTCCCGCTATTACACTGTTTCGGCAGAGTCCATCTCGGTCGCAGGTGCTACTAGCGATGCCCGCATACACGTCAAGAAATTTACGATTGACCCGGCCTACCAGCGCACGAACATTGTCTATCGTGAATCTCCGTACGACTTTATGTTCTACGATCTGGACCTCTGGGCAACTCGCCCAGAACAAATGCTCACGCAGGTTGCAGGCGAATACCTGATCAAGAGCAACATGTTCAAGTCTGTGGACCTGAAGCCGATGGGCAAGCCGGACTTTGAATTGCTCGGCAATGTCGATGCAATTGAAGAAATTGACGAAGGCAGCTCGCAAGAAGCTCACCTCGCTGTGCAGCTCACGTTCCGCAAGGTCGGTGAAGATGCGCCGCTGTGGGAAAAGCGCTACGACGAACGCCAGAGCATGAGCAAGCGCGACGCACATTCTGCAGCCGAAGCGCTCTCGAAGCTCTACGCCAAGTACATGCAAGACGCACTCGAGAATATCGCAAGAGTGAAGTAA
- a CDS encoding MlaD family protein, which translates to METTRSERIKLGAFMLFCGVLICVFLGYVLKRYLSEQFDNYYTIFDTDVNGLFVDAKVKLNGISVGSVTSITINEQDLNQVVVAFKVTQGTPIKIGTRAGLTAGMNLTGEKQVILSGGSFNEPNVPEGGLVPAAASMFDQITGQMGDLFGKVNPIVDGLVRVLNPENAESISRTLQNLEKTTANLSYITANLGKPLNNMSKSAASLQKILAEIEEAKLAAKTEQNLTVLKEKLEAIDTKGLNENLMQTAESMNKLAQRVDAIVYKNEDQVGNAMDELNTILENLEEFSQKIKNNPSVLIRSEGKNGR; encoded by the coding sequence ATGGAAACCACCCGATCCGAAAGAATAAAACTTGGCGCATTTATGCTCTTTTGCGGAGTGCTAATTTGCGTGTTCCTGGGTTACGTGCTCAAGCGTTACCTGAGCGAGCAATTTGACAACTACTACACCATTTTCGACACGGACGTGAACGGACTTTTTGTCGATGCCAAGGTGAAGTTGAACGGAATCTCCGTCGGTAGCGTCACAAGCATCACAATCAACGAACAGGACTTGAACCAGGTCGTCGTTGCGTTCAAGGTAACGCAAGGAACACCAATCAAGATTGGCACTCGTGCAGGACTTACCGCAGGCATGAACCTCACCGGCGAAAAGCAGGTGATCCTCTCTGGCGGAAGTTTCAATGAACCGAACGTTCCTGAAGGAGGTCTCGTCCCGGCAGCGGCCTCGATGTTCGACCAGATTACAGGCCAGATGGGCGACCTCTTTGGCAAAGTCAATCCGATTGTAGACGGGCTCGTCCGTGTGCTGAATCCAGAAAACGCCGAAAGCATTTCTCGCACACTCCAGAATCTCGAAAAGACGACCGCAAACTTGAGCTACATAACGGCCAATCTCGGAAAGCCGCTCAACAACATGAGCAAATCCGCCGCTTCGCTGCAGAAGATTCTTGCAGAAATCGAAGAAGCAAAGCTCGCCGCCAAGACCGAACAAAATCTTACAGTGCTCAAGGAAAAGCTCGAAGCGATCGACACCAAGGGCTTGAACGAGAACTTGATGCAGACCGCCGAATCGATGAACAAGCTCGCCCAGCGCGTGGACGCCATCGTTTACAAGAACGAAGACCAGGTCGGAAACGCCATGGATGAACTCAACACGATTCTTGAAAACCTCGAAGAATTTTCACAGAAAATCAAGAACAACCCGTCTGTACTTATCCGTTCCGAAGGCAAGAACGGTCGCTAA
- a CDS encoding ABC transporter ATP-binding protein, with product MDEILKVDHLKASYGNETILKDISFGVKKGEIRMVLGSSGCGKSTLLNNVLKFIKSDEGTITYFGKSFGPKEGLDSETRMRTGVLFQSGALLADLTVAENAMLPLKRSMPYMPKSQMEAIVADRLEKVHLLHAFHKFPGEISGGMKKRAALARAIALKPELLFCDEPSTGLDPVTARSLDELLLELRDTLGVSMVIVSHELESIKIVCDRFVYLKDGYVLKDATLKEGMESDDPILRHFFNRQCPKEYNAEDFYHFDFID from the coding sequence ATGGACGAAATTCTAAAAGTTGACCACTTGAAAGCGAGCTACGGCAACGAGACTATCCTCAAGGATATTTCGTTCGGTGTCAAGAAGGGCGAAATCCGCATGGTGCTCGGCAGCTCCGGTTGCGGTAAGTCGACGCTTTTAAACAACGTACTCAAATTCATCAAGTCCGACGAAGGTACAATTACGTACTTCGGAAAGTCGTTCGGCCCCAAGGAAGGCCTCGACAGCGAAACGCGCATGCGCACCGGAGTGCTCTTCCAGAGTGGCGCTTTGCTAGCAGACTTGACCGTCGCCGAAAACGCGATGCTCCCGCTCAAGCGCAGCATGCCCTACATGCCCAAGAGCCAGATGGAAGCAATTGTCGCAGATCGCCTCGAAAAGGTTCATCTACTGCACGCGTTCCACAAGTTCCCCGGCGAGATTTCTGGCGGTATGAAAAAGCGTGCAGCTCTTGCTCGCGCGATTGCGCTCAAGCCAGAACTTCTATTCTGCGATGAACCGTCCACAGGCCTTGACCCGGTGACCGCCCGTTCGCTCGACGAACTGCTCCTCGAACTGCGCGACACGCTCGGTGTATCGATGGTGATTGTGAGCCACGAACTCGAGAGCATCAAGATTGTCTGCGACCGCTTTGTGTACCTCAAGGACGGCTACGTCCTGAAAGATGCGACTTTGAAAGAAGGCATGGAATCTGACGATCCCATCCTCAGGCATTTCTTCAATAGGCAGTGCCCCAAAGAATACAATGCCGAAGACTTTTACCACTTTGACTTTATTGATTGA
- a CDS encoding ABC transporter permease translates to MTSIVLPSALTAANSKKLLSSCKSALTKGELHLDGSSLASMDYSADAFFALLAELSEKTGNKLVLEHFPPEIKQHLQNLRKMVPPEKPQRETNNILEMMGGAGFSLLKEVFEVLVLLFTAIYWTIVGPFDKGKIHFGGITKQMFKSGSEAMGICFLFVGLICLTMALQSSVMLNAVGGGSYLASGLGFLIFAEIGPLLTTIILAGRSGSAMAAEIANMSVCEEVKALKSMAIPPVQYLVVPRFIALSITTPILSFSASIVGSFAGFLIAYFFCDISFSNYMMGLRDGIDPMTFLKSTIKALVFGWIVTLIACNKGLNAHGGAEAVGKATTSSVVAAICTIVISDTLFAFIFY, encoded by the coding sequence ATGACATCGATAGTTTTGCCTAGCGCTCTCACTGCCGCGAACAGCAAAAAGCTGCTTTCGAGTTGCAAGAGCGCCCTCACCAAAGGGGAGCTTCATCTGGACGGATCAAGCCTTGCCTCGATGGACTATAGCGCCGATGCCTTTTTTGCACTTTTAGCGGAACTTTCCGAAAAGACAGGCAACAAGCTCGTTCTTGAGCATTTTCCGCCCGAAATCAAGCAGCATTTGCAGAACCTCCGCAAGATGGTTCCGCCCGAGAAGCCGCAGCGCGAGACCAACAACATCCTCGAAATGATGGGTGGCGCCGGTTTTTCGCTCCTCAAAGAAGTCTTCGAAGTCCTCGTCTTGCTCTTTACGGCGATTTACTGGACCATCGTCGGACCGTTCGACAAGGGTAAAATCCACTTTGGCGGTATCACCAAGCAGATGTTCAAGTCGGGCAGTGAAGCCATGGGCATTTGCTTCTTGTTCGTGGGCCTTATCTGCCTTACGATGGCTCTCCAGAGTTCCGTGATGCTGAATGCGGTCGGCGGCGGCTCTTACCTCGCTTCAGGGCTTGGGTTCCTCATTTTTGCAGAAATTGGCCCGCTCCTCACAACGATTATTTTGGCCGGGCGTTCCGGTAGCGCCATGGCAGCAGAAATTGCAAACATGAGCGTCTGCGAAGAAGTCAAGGCTTTGAAGTCCATGGCTATTCCGCCGGTGCAGTACCTCGTGGTCCCGCGTTTTATCGCGTTAAGCATCACGACGCCAATCCTCTCGTTTAGCGCATCCATCGTCGGCAGCTTCGCCGGGTTCCTCATTGCGTATTTCTTCTGCGATATTTCTTTCTCGAACTACATGATGGGGCTTCGCGACGGCATCGACCCGATGACGTTCCTCAAGAGCACTATCAAGGCGCTTGTATTTGGCTGGATTGTAACGCTGATTGCCTGCAACAAGGGTCTCAACGCCCACGGCGGTGCAGAAGCGGTCGGTAAGGCGACCACGTCCAGCGTCGTTGCGGCTATTTGCACGATCGTGATTTCGGATACCCTTTTCGCCTTCATTTTCTACTAG